In Gossypium arboreum isolate Shixiya-1 chromosome 6, ASM2569848v2, whole genome shotgun sequence, the following are encoded in one genomic region:
- the LOC108484018 gene encoding homeobox-leucine zipper protein ATHB-8-like isoform X2, whose product MMAATSACKEGTKIAMDNGKYVRYTPEQVEALERLYHECPKPSSMRRQQLIRECPILSNIEPKQIKVWFQNRRCREKQRKEASRLQAVNRKLTAMNKLLMEENDRLQKQVSHLVYENSYFRQQTQNTTLATTDTSCDSAVTSGQHHLTPQHPPKDASPAGLLSIAEETLTEFLSKATGTAVEWVQMPGMKPGPDSIGIVAISHGCTGVAARVCGLVGLDPTRVAEILKDRPSWYRDCRAVDVINMLSTANGGTIELLYMQLYAPTTLAPARDFWLLRYTSVMEDGSLVVCERSLNNTQNGPSMPPAVNFVRAELLPSGYLIRPCEGGGSIIHIVDHMDLEPWSVPEVLRPLYESSTLLAQKTTMAISQEISQPNVTGWGRRPAALRALSHKLSKGFNEAVNGFTDEGWSMLESDGIDDVTLLVNSSPGKMMDINFSYSNGFPSMGNAVLCAKASMLLQNVPPAILLRFLREHRSEWADSGIDAYSAAAVKAGPCSLPVPRGGSFGGQVILPLAHTIEHEEFMEVVKLENVGHYQDMIMPSDIFLLQLCTGVDENAVSTCAELIFAPIDGSFSEDAPIIPCGFRIIPLDSGMDASSPNRTLDLASTLEVGAAGNRATGDKSSRGSTKSVMTIAFQFVYEMQLQENVAIMARQYVRSIIASVQRVALALSPSFFGSHAGLGSPPGTHEAQTLARWICQSYSCYMGDELLKHEGSESILKVLWHHTDAVLCCSLKALPVFTFANQAGLDMLETTLVSLQDISLEKIFDENGRKTLFAEFPQVMQQGFMCLQGGICLSSMGRPVSYERAVAWKVVNDEENAHCICFTFINWSFV is encoded by the exons ATGATGGCGGCGACCTCAGCCTGCAAAGAAGGGACCAAGATAGCTATGGATAATGGCAAGTATGTGAGGTACACGCCGGAGCAAGTGGAAGCTTTAGAACGGCTTTACCATGAGTGCCCCAAGCCAAGCTCCATGCGTCGCCAACAGCTCATTCGTGAGTGCCCCATCCTCTCCAACATCGAGCCTAAACAGATCAAAGTTTGGTTCCAAAATCGCAG ATGTAGAGAAAAACAAAGGAAAGAGGCATCACGCCTCCAAGCTGTGAATAGGAAGTTGACTGCTATGAATAAACTGTTAATGGAGGAGAATGATAGGTTACAAAAGCAAGTTTCTCACCTTGTTTATGAAAACAGCTATTTCCGCCAACAGACTCAAAAT ACGACCCTTGCCACCACAGATACAAGCTGTGACTCGGCGGTGACGAGTGGTCAACACCATTTGACTCCTCAGCATCCTCCAAAGGATGCCAGCCCTGCAGG ACTTTTGTCCATTGCAGAGGAAACTTTAACAGAGTTTCTTTCAAAGGCCACTGGAACTGCTGTGGAGTGGGTCCAAATGCCTGGGATGAAG CCTGGTCCGGATTCCATTGGAATCGTTGCTATTTCTCATGGTTGCACTGGAGTTGCAGCACGTGTATGTGGACTTGTGGGACTAGATCCTACAAGA GTTGCTGAAATCCTTAAAGATCGTCCTTCATGGTACCGTGATTGCCGAGCTGTGGATGTTATAAACATGTTGTCCACTGCTAATGGTGGAACCATCGAACTGCTTTATATGCAG CTCTACGCGCCTACAACATTGGCACCAGCTCGCGACTTCTGGTTGCTGCGCTACACATCTGTTATGGAGGATGGTAGTCTTGTG GTATGTGAAAGATCACTTAACAACACTCAAAATGGTCCAAGCATGCCGCCAGCAGTAAATTTTGTGAGAGCGGAATTGCTGCCTAGTGGTTACCTGATTAGACCTTGTGAAGGGGGTGGTTCCATCATTCACATAGTTGATCACATGGATTTGGAG CCTTGGAGTGTTCCTGAAGTGTTGCGGCCCCTTTACGAGTCCTCAACTTTGCTTGCTCAGAAGACAACAATGGCG ATTTCTCAGGAAATATCTCAGCCAAATGTTACTGGCTGGGGGAGAAGACCTGCAGCTCTGCGTGCACTTAGTCACAAATTGAGCAA GGGATTTAATGAGGCTGTTAATGGGTTTACTGATGAAGGATGGTCCATGCTGGAAAGTGACGGCATTGATGACGTTACCCTCCTTGTGAACTCATCTCCTGGAAAGATGATGGACATaaatttttcttatagtaatggattTCCTTCAATGGGAAATGCGGTTCTATGTGCCAAAGCATCCATGTTATTACAG AATGTGCCGCCAGCAATACTTCTCAGATTCTTGCGGGAACATCGATCAGAGTGGGCAGACAGTGGTATTGATGCTTACTCTGCTGCTGCTGTCAAAGCTGGACCGTGTAGCTTGCCGGTGCCTCGAGGGGGAAGTTTTGGGGGTCAAGTCATTCTTCCATTGGCTCACACAATTGAGCATGAAGAG TTCATGGAGGTTGTTAAGCTCGAAAATGTGGGCCACTATCAGGACATGATCATGCCAAGTGATATCTTCCTCTTGCAG CTTTGTACTGGAGTTGATGAGAATGCAGTCAGCACCTGTGCTGAACTCATCTTTGCTCCCATTGATGGCTCATTCTCTGAGGATGCGCCTATTATCCCCTGTGGTTTCCGCATCATCCCCCTTGATTCTGGAATG GATGCATCCAGTCCAAATCGTACACTTGATCTTGCCTCTACGCTTGAAGTTGGAGCTGCTGGAAACCGAGCAACTGGTGATAAATCTAGTCGTGGGAGCACAAAGTCTGTGATGACAATAGCATTTCAGTTTGTATATGAGATGCAACTTCAAGAGAATGTGGCAATCATGGCTCGACAATACGTCCGGAGTATTATTGCCTCGGTTCAAAGGGTAGCATTAGCACTCTCTCCTTCCTTCTTCGGTTCTCATGCAGGTTTAGGGTCACCCCCTGGTACTCATGAAGCACAAACACTTGCTCGCTGGATTTGTCAAAGCTATAG TTGCTATATGGGGGACGAACTGCTCAAACATGAAGGAAGTGAATCCATTCTAAAAGTGCTTTGGCATCACACAGATGCGGTTTTGTGCTGCTCTTTGAAG GCACTACCAGTTTTCACATTTGCAAATCAAGCGGGACTTGACATGCTCGAAACAACTTTGGTATCACTTCAAGACATTAGTTTGGAGAAAATTTTCGATGAGAATGGACGAAAAACCCTATTTGCTGAGTTCCCACAAGTAATGCAGCAG GGTTTTATGTGCCTTCAAGGTGGTATCTGCTTATCAAGCATGGGGAGGCCAGTCTCGTACGAGAGAGCCGTTGCATGGAAAGTGGTAAATGATGAAGAAAATGCTCATTGTATCTGTTTCACTTTCATCAACTGGTCTTTTGTATGA
- the LOC108484018 gene encoding homeobox-leucine zipper protein ATHB-8-like isoform X1, whose product MMAATSACKEGTKIAMDNGKYVRYTPEQVEALERLYHECPKPSSMRRQQLIRECPILSNIEPKQIKVWFQNRRCREKQRKEASRLQAVNRKLTAMNKLLMEENDRLQKQVSHLVYENSYFRQQTQNTTLATTDTSCDSAVTSGQHHLTPQHPPKDASPAGLLSIAEETLTEFLSKATGTAVEWVQMPGMKPGPDSIGIVAISHGCTGVAARVCGLVGLDPTRVAEILKDRPSWYRDCRAVDVINMLSTANGGTIELLYMQLYAPTTLAPARDFWLLRYTSVMEDGSLVVCERSLNNTQNGPSMPPAVNFVRAELLPSGYLIRPCEGGGSIIHIVDHMDLEPWSVPEVLRPLYESSTLLAQKTTMAALRHLRQISQEISQPNVTGWGRRPAALRALSHKLSKGFNEAVNGFTDEGWSMLESDGIDDVTLLVNSSPGKMMDINFSYSNGFPSMGNAVLCAKASMLLQNVPPAILLRFLREHRSEWADSGIDAYSAAAVKAGPCSLPVPRGGSFGGQVILPLAHTIEHEEFMEVVKLENVGHYQDMIMPSDIFLLQLCTGVDENAVSTCAELIFAPIDGSFSEDAPIIPCGFRIIPLDSGMDASSPNRTLDLASTLEVGAAGNRATGDKSSRGSTKSVMTIAFQFVYEMQLQENVAIMARQYVRSIIASVQRVALALSPSFFGSHAGLGSPPGTHEAQTLARWICQSYSCYMGDELLKHEGSESILKVLWHHTDAVLCCSLKALPVFTFANQAGLDMLETTLVSLQDISLEKIFDENGRKTLFAEFPQVMQQGFMCLQGGICLSSMGRPVSYERAVAWKVVNDEENAHCICFTFINWSFV is encoded by the exons ATGATGGCGGCGACCTCAGCCTGCAAAGAAGGGACCAAGATAGCTATGGATAATGGCAAGTATGTGAGGTACACGCCGGAGCAAGTGGAAGCTTTAGAACGGCTTTACCATGAGTGCCCCAAGCCAAGCTCCATGCGTCGCCAACAGCTCATTCGTGAGTGCCCCATCCTCTCCAACATCGAGCCTAAACAGATCAAAGTTTGGTTCCAAAATCGCAG ATGTAGAGAAAAACAAAGGAAAGAGGCATCACGCCTCCAAGCTGTGAATAGGAAGTTGACTGCTATGAATAAACTGTTAATGGAGGAGAATGATAGGTTACAAAAGCAAGTTTCTCACCTTGTTTATGAAAACAGCTATTTCCGCCAACAGACTCAAAAT ACGACCCTTGCCACCACAGATACAAGCTGTGACTCGGCGGTGACGAGTGGTCAACACCATTTGACTCCTCAGCATCCTCCAAAGGATGCCAGCCCTGCAGG ACTTTTGTCCATTGCAGAGGAAACTTTAACAGAGTTTCTTTCAAAGGCCACTGGAACTGCTGTGGAGTGGGTCCAAATGCCTGGGATGAAG CCTGGTCCGGATTCCATTGGAATCGTTGCTATTTCTCATGGTTGCACTGGAGTTGCAGCACGTGTATGTGGACTTGTGGGACTAGATCCTACAAGA GTTGCTGAAATCCTTAAAGATCGTCCTTCATGGTACCGTGATTGCCGAGCTGTGGATGTTATAAACATGTTGTCCACTGCTAATGGTGGAACCATCGAACTGCTTTATATGCAG CTCTACGCGCCTACAACATTGGCACCAGCTCGCGACTTCTGGTTGCTGCGCTACACATCTGTTATGGAGGATGGTAGTCTTGTG GTATGTGAAAGATCACTTAACAACACTCAAAATGGTCCAAGCATGCCGCCAGCAGTAAATTTTGTGAGAGCGGAATTGCTGCCTAGTGGTTACCTGATTAGACCTTGTGAAGGGGGTGGTTCCATCATTCACATAGTTGATCACATGGATTTGGAG CCTTGGAGTGTTCCTGAAGTGTTGCGGCCCCTTTACGAGTCCTCAACTTTGCTTGCTCAGAAGACAACAATGGCG GCTTTGCGTCATTTGAGGCAGATTTCTCAGGAAATATCTCAGCCAAATGTTACTGGCTGGGGGAGAAGACCTGCAGCTCTGCGTGCACTTAGTCACAAATTGAGCAA GGGATTTAATGAGGCTGTTAATGGGTTTACTGATGAAGGATGGTCCATGCTGGAAAGTGACGGCATTGATGACGTTACCCTCCTTGTGAACTCATCTCCTGGAAAGATGATGGACATaaatttttcttatagtaatggattTCCTTCAATGGGAAATGCGGTTCTATGTGCCAAAGCATCCATGTTATTACAG AATGTGCCGCCAGCAATACTTCTCAGATTCTTGCGGGAACATCGATCAGAGTGGGCAGACAGTGGTATTGATGCTTACTCTGCTGCTGCTGTCAAAGCTGGACCGTGTAGCTTGCCGGTGCCTCGAGGGGGAAGTTTTGGGGGTCAAGTCATTCTTCCATTGGCTCACACAATTGAGCATGAAGAG TTCATGGAGGTTGTTAAGCTCGAAAATGTGGGCCACTATCAGGACATGATCATGCCAAGTGATATCTTCCTCTTGCAG CTTTGTACTGGAGTTGATGAGAATGCAGTCAGCACCTGTGCTGAACTCATCTTTGCTCCCATTGATGGCTCATTCTCTGAGGATGCGCCTATTATCCCCTGTGGTTTCCGCATCATCCCCCTTGATTCTGGAATG GATGCATCCAGTCCAAATCGTACACTTGATCTTGCCTCTACGCTTGAAGTTGGAGCTGCTGGAAACCGAGCAACTGGTGATAAATCTAGTCGTGGGAGCACAAAGTCTGTGATGACAATAGCATTTCAGTTTGTATATGAGATGCAACTTCAAGAGAATGTGGCAATCATGGCTCGACAATACGTCCGGAGTATTATTGCCTCGGTTCAAAGGGTAGCATTAGCACTCTCTCCTTCCTTCTTCGGTTCTCATGCAGGTTTAGGGTCACCCCCTGGTACTCATGAAGCACAAACACTTGCTCGCTGGATTTGTCAAAGCTATAG TTGCTATATGGGGGACGAACTGCTCAAACATGAAGGAAGTGAATCCATTCTAAAAGTGCTTTGGCATCACACAGATGCGGTTTTGTGCTGCTCTTTGAAG GCACTACCAGTTTTCACATTTGCAAATCAAGCGGGACTTGACATGCTCGAAACAACTTTGGTATCACTTCAAGACATTAGTTTGGAGAAAATTTTCGATGAGAATGGACGAAAAACCCTATTTGCTGAGTTCCCACAAGTAATGCAGCAG GGTTTTATGTGCCTTCAAGGTGGTATCTGCTTATCAAGCATGGGGAGGCCAGTCTCGTACGAGAGAGCCGTTGCATGGAAAGTGGTAAATGATGAAGAAAATGCTCATTGTATCTGTTTCACTTTCATCAACTGGTCTTTTGTATGA